Proteins from a single region of Streptococcus mitis:
- the cvfB gene encoding RNA-binding virulence regulatory protein CvfB translates to MNTNLASFIVGLIIDENDRFYFVQKDGQTYALAKEEGQHTVGDTVKGFAYTDMKQKLRLTTLEVTATQDQFGWGRVTEVRKDLGVFVDTGLPDKEIVVSLDILPELKELWPKKGDQLYIRLEVDKKDRIWGLLAYQEDFQRLARPAYNNMQNQNWPAIVYRLKLSGTFVYLPENNMLGFIHPSERYAEPRLGQVLDARVIGFREVDRTLNLSLKPRSFEMLENDAQMILTYLESNGGFMTLNDKSSPDDIKATFGISKGQFKKALGGLMKAGKIKQDQFGTELI, encoded by the coding sequence ATGAATACAAATCTTGCAAGTTTTATCGTTGGACTCATCATCGATGAAAATGACCGTTTTTACTTTGTGCAAAAGGATGGCCAAACCTATGCGCTTGCCAAGGAAGAAGGTCAGCATACAGTAGGGGATACGGTTAAAGGTTTCGCCTACACAGATATGAAGCAAAAGCTCCGCTTGACAACTCTAGAAGTGACTGCTACTCAGGACCAATTTGGTTGGGGACGTGTTACAGAAGTTCGTAAGGACTTGGGTGTTTTTGTGGATACAGGACTTCCTGACAAGGAAATCGTTGTGTCACTCGATATTCTTCCTGAGCTCAAGGAACTCTGGCCTAAGAAAGGCGACCAACTCTACATCCGTCTTGAAGTGGACAAGAAAGACCGTATCTGGGGACTTTTGGCCTATCAAGAAGACTTCCAACGTCTGGCTCGTCCTGCCTACAACAATATGCAGAACCAAAACTGGCCAGCCATTGTATACCGTCTCAAGCTGTCAGGAACCTTTGTTTACCTACCAGAAAATAACATGCTTGGCTTTATCCATCCTAGCGAGCGCTACGCAGAGCCACGGTTGGGTCAAGTGTTAGATGCGCGTGTCATTGGTTTCCGTGAGGTTGATAGAACTCTGAACCTCTCCCTAAAACCGCGTTCATTTGAAATGTTGGAAAATGATGCCCAGATGATTTTGACCTACTTGGAAAGCAATGGCGGTTTCATGACCTTAAATGATAAGTCATCTCCAGACGACATCAAGGCAACCTTTGGCATTTCTAAAGGTCAGTTCAAGAAAGCTTTAGGTGGTCTTATGAAGGCTGGTAAAATCAAGCAAGACCAGTTTGGGACAGAGTTGATTTAG
- the trmFO gene encoding methylenetetrahydrofolate--tRNA-(uracil(54)-C(5))-methyltransferase (FADH(2)-oxidizing) TrmFO, whose translation MSQSYINVIGAGLAGSEAAYQIAERGIPVKLYEMRGVKSTPQHKTDNFAELVCSNSLRGDALTNAVGLLKEEMRRLGSVILKSAEATRVPAGGALAVDRDGFSQMVTEKVANHPLIEVVRDEITELPTDVITVIATGPLTSDALAEKIHALNDGDGFYFYDAAAPIIDVNTIDMSKVYLKSRYDKGEAAYLNAPMTKQEFMDFHEALVNAEEAPLNSFEKEKYFEGCMPIEVMAKRGIKTMLYGPMKPVGLEYPDDYTGPRDGEFKTPYAVVQLRQDNAAGSLYNIVGFQTHLKWGEQKRVFQMIPGLENVEFVRYGVMHRNSYMDSPNLLEQTYRSKKQPNLFFAGQMTGVEGYVESAASGLVAGINAARLFKGESEAIFPETTAIGSLAHYITHADSKHFQPMNVNFGIIKELEGERIRDKKARYEKIAERALNDLEEFLTV comes from the coding sequence GTGTCTCAATCTTATATCAATGTTATCGGTGCTGGTTTGGCAGGTTCTGAAGCTGCCTACCAAATTGCAGAACGTGGTATTCCAGTTAAACTTTATGAAATGCGTGGTGTCAAGTCAACACCCCAGCACAAAACAGATAATTTTGCCGAGTTGGTTTGTTCCAATTCTTTGCGTGGGGATGCTTTGACAAATGCTGTCGGGCTTCTCAAGGAAGAAATGCGTCGCTTGGGTTCAGTTATTTTGAAATCTGCTGAGGCTACACGTGTTCCTGCTGGTGGTGCCCTTGCGGTGGACCGTGATGGTTTCTCCCAAATGGTGACCGAAAAAGTTGCCAACCATCCCTTGATTGAAGTGGTTCGTGATGAAATTACAGAATTACCGACTGATGTAATCACAGTTATCGCTACTGGTCCTTTGACTAGCGATGCCTTGGCTGAAAAGATTCATGCTCTCAATGACGGCGATGGTTTCTATTTCTACGATGCGGCAGCGCCGATTATTGATGTCAACACCATCGATATGAGCAAGGTCTATCTCAAGTCTCGGTATGACAAGGGAGAAGCTGCTTATCTCAATGCTCCAATGACCAAGCAAGAGTTTATGGATTTCCATGAAGCCTTGGTCAATGCGGAAGAAGCTCCGCTTAATTCTTTCGAAAAAGAAAAGTATTTTGAAGGCTGTATGCCTATCGAAGTCATGGCTAAACGTGGTATTAAAACAATGCTTTATGGTCCTATGAAACCAGTCGGTCTGGAGTATCCGGACGACTACACAGGACCTCGTGATGGAGAATTTAAAACACCTTATGCGGTGGTTCAGCTTCGTCAGGACAATGCAGCTGGTAGCCTCTATAATATCGTCGGTTTCCAGACCCACCTCAAATGGGGAGAACAAAAGCGTGTCTTCCAAATGATTCCAGGTCTTGAAAATGTGGAGTTTGTTCGTTATGGTGTCATGCACCGCAATTCTTACATGGATTCACCAAATCTTCTTGAACAGACCTATCGTTCTAAGAAGCAACCAAATCTCTTCTTTGCTGGTCAGATGACGGGTGTGGAAGGCTATGTTGAGTCAGCAGCGTCAGGCTTGGTTGCGGGTATTAATGCAGCTCGTCTTTTCAAGGGTGAAAGTGAGGCTATTTTCCCAGAGACAACAGCGATTGGAAGTCTGGCTCATTACATCACCCATGCGGACAGCAAACATTTCCAACCGATGAATGTCAACTTTGGAATTATCAAGGAGTTGGAAGGCGAACGTATCCGTGATAAGAAGGCTCGTTATGAAAAAATTGCAGAGCGTGCCCTTAACGATTTAGAGGAATTTTTAACGGTCTAA
- a CDS encoding YozE family protein produces MRKSFYTWLMTERNPKSNNPKAILADLAFEESAFPKHTDDFDEVSRFLEEHASFSFNLGDFDAIWQEYLEH; encoded by the coding sequence ATGAGAAAATCATTTTACACTTGGCTCATGACCGAGCGCAATCCTAAAAGTAACAATCCCAAGGCTATCTTGGCAGACCTCGCTTTTGAAGAATCAGCCTTTCCAAAACATACGGATGATTTTGATGAGGTCAGTCGATTTTTGGAGGAGCATGCCAGTTTTTCTTTTAACCTAGGAGACTTTGACGCTATCTGGCAAGAATACTTAGAACACTAG
- the tmk gene encoding dTMP kinase yields MSKGFLVSLEGPEGAGKTSVLEALLPILEEKGVEVLTTREPGGVLIGEKIREVILDPSHTQMDAKTELLLYIASRRQHLVEKVLPALEAGKLVIMDRFIDSSVAYQGFGRGLDIDAINWLNHFATDGLKPDLTLYFDIEVEEGLARIAANSDREVNRLDLEGLDLHKKVRQGYLSLLDKEGNRIVKIDASLPLEQVVDATKTVLFERMGLAK; encoded by the coding sequence ATGTCAAAAGGATTTTTAGTCTCTCTTGAGGGACCAGAGGGAGCAGGAAAGACCAGTGTTTTAGAGGCTCTACTCCCAATTTTAGAGGAAAAAGGAGTAGAAGTGTTGACGACCCGTGAACCTGGCGGAGTCTTGATTGGTGAGAAAATTCGGGAAGTGATTTTGGACCCAAGTCATACTCAGATGGATGCTAAGACTGAACTCCTTCTCTATATTGCCAGTCGTAGACAGCATTTGGTGGAAAAAGTTCTTCCAGCCCTTGAAGCTGGCAAGTTGGTCATTATGGATCGTTTTATCGATAGTTCTGTTGCCTATCAAGGATTTGGTCGTGGTTTGGACATTGATGCCATTAATTGGCTCAATCATTTTGCTACAGATGGCCTCAAACCTGATTTGACCCTCTATTTTGACATTGAGGTGGAAGAGGGACTGGCTCGCATTGCTGCTAATAGTGACCGTGAGGTCAATCGCTTGGACTTGGAAGGGTTGGACTTGCACAAAAAAGTTCGTCAAGGCTATCTTTCTCTTCTTGACAAAGAAGGAAATCGCATAGTCAAGATTGATGCTAGTCTCCCTTTGGAGCAAGTTGTGGATGCTACCAAGACTGTCTTGTTTGAAAGAATGGGCTTGGCTAAATGA
- a CDS encoding DNA polymerase III subunit delta', with protein sequence MKQEELKVWQPDQFDRFVRILEQDQLNHAYLFSGFFGSLEMAQFLAKSLFCAEKVGVLPCEKCRNCKLIEQGEFPDVTLIKPVNQVIKTERIRELVGQFSQAGIESQQQVFIIEQAEKMHPNAANSLLKVIEEPQSEVYIFFLTSDEEKILPTIRSRTQIFHFKKQEEKLILLLEQMGLVKKKATLLAQFSQSRAEAEKLANQASFWTLVDESERLLTWLVAKKKESYLQVAKLANLADDKEKQDQVLRIFEVLCGQDLLQARVRVILQDLLEARKMWQANVSFQNAMEYLVLKEI encoded by the coding sequence ATGAAACAAGAAGAATTAAAGGTTTGGCAACCAGACCAGTTTGACCGCTTTGTCCGTATCCTAGAACAAGACCAGCTCAATCATGCCTATTTATTTTCAGGATTCTTTGGAAGCTTGGAAATGGCGCAATTTTTGGCTAAGAGCCTCTTCTGTGCAGAGAAGGTAGGCGTTTTACCATGTGAGAAATGCCGAAATTGTAAGCTGATTGAACAGGGAGAGTTTCCCGATGTCACCTTGATTAAGCCAGTCAATCAGGTCATCAAGACAGAACGGATTAGAGAATTGGTGGGCCAGTTTTCCCAAGCAGGGATTGAAAGCCAGCAGCAGGTTTTTATTATCGAGCAAGCTGAGAAGATGCACCCCAACGCAGCCAATTCTCTGCTCAAGGTCATCGAAGAACCCCAGAGTGAGGTTTATATTTTCTTCTTGACAAGCGATGAAGAAAAGATTTTACCGACAATCCGAAGTCGGACCCAGATTTTCCACTTTAAAAAACAAGAAGAGAAGCTGATCTTGCTCTTAGAACAAATGGGACTGGTTAAGAAAAAAGCGACTCTCCTAGCTCAGTTTAGTCAATCGCGAGCTGAAGCAGAAAAGTTGGCTAATCAGGCAAGTTTTTGGACTTTGGTCGATGAAAGTGAACGCCTGCTGACTTGGTTAGTAGCTAAGAAAAAAGAAAGTTATCTGCAGGTTGCTAAATTAGCCAACTTGGCAGATGACAAGGAAAAACAGGATCAGGTTTTACGGATTTTTGAAGTCCTCTGTGGGCAGGACCTCCTGCAAGCAAGAGTAAGAGTGATTCTACAAGATTTGCTAGAAGCTAGAAAAATGTGGCAAGCTAATGTCAGCTTTCAAAATGCCATGGAATATCTGGTCTTGAAAGAAATATAA
- the yabA gene encoding DNA replication initiation control protein YabA has product MDKKELFDALDDFSQQLLVTLADVEAIKKNLKSLVEENTALRLENSKLRERLGEVEADAPVKAKHVRESVRRIYRDGFHVCNDFYGQRREQDEECMFCDELLYRE; this is encoded by the coding sequence ATGGACAAAAAAGAATTATTTGACGCGCTGGATGATTTTTCCCAACAATTACTAGTGACCTTGGCCGATGTGGAAGCCATCAAGAAAAATCTCAAGAGCCTGGTAGAGGAAAATACAGCTCTTCGTTTGGAAAATAGTAAGTTGCGCGAACGCTTGGGTGAGGTGGAAGCAGACGCTCCTGTCAAGGCTAAACATGTTCGCGAAAGTGTCCGTCGCATTTACCGTGATGGATTTCACGTATGTAATGATTTTTATGGACAACGTCGAGAGCAGGACGAGGAATGTATGTTCTGTGACGAGTTGTTATACAGGGAGTAG
- the proC gene encoding pyrroline-5-carboxylate reductase: MKIGFIGLGNMGASLAKAVLQAKTGDDLLLANRTQAKVDAFIADFGGQASSNEEIFAEADVIFLGVKPAQFSELLSQYQTILEKRESLLLISMAAGLTLEKLASLLPSQHRIIRMMPNTPASIGQGVISYAISANCRAEDSELFCQLLAKAGLLIELGESLIDAATGLAGCGPAFVYLFIEALADAGVQTGLPRETALKMAAQTVVGAGQLVLESQQHPGILKDQVCSPGGSTIAGVASLEAHAFRGTVMDAVHQAYKRTQELGK; the protein is encoded by the coding sequence ATGAAGATTGGATTTATCGGCTTGGGGAATATGGGTGCTAGTTTGGCCAAGGCTGTCTTGCAGGCTAAGACGGGCGATGACCTTCTCCTTGCTAATCGTACTCAAGCCAAGGTAGACGCTTTCATTGCAGACTTTGGTGGTCAGGCTTCCAGCAATGAAGAAATTTTTGCAGAAGCAGATGTGATTTTTCTAGGAGTTAAGCCTGCTCAGTTTTCTGAACTGCTTTCTCAATACCAGACCATCCTTGAAAAAAGAGAAAGTCTTCTTTTGATTTCCATGGCAGCTGGATTGACCTTGGAAAAACTGGCTAGTCTTCTTCCAAGTCAGCACCGAATTATTCGTATGATGCCAAATACCCCTGCTTCTATCGGGCAAGGAGTGATTAGTTATGCCATATCAGCAAACTGTCGTGCTGAGGACAGTGAACTTTTTTGTCAGCTTTTAGCCAAGGCTGGTCTCTTGATTGAACTTGGGGAAAGCTTAATTGATGCAGCGACAGGTCTTGCAGGTTGTGGGCCGGCCTTTGTCTATCTTTTTATTGAGGCCTTGGCAGATGCAGGTGTTCAGACAGGATTGCCAAGAGAAACGGCATTGAAAATGGCAGCTCAAACAGTTGTCGGCGCTGGACAATTGGTCCTAGAAAGCCAGCAACATCCTGGGATCTTGAAAGACCAAGTTTGTAGCCCAGGAGGTTCGACTATTGCTGGTGTAGCAAGCTTAGAAGCGCATGCTTTTCGAGGAACAGTCATGGATGCAGTTCATCAAGCATACAAACGAACACAAGAACTAGGTAAATAA
- a CDS encoding glutamate-5-semialdehyde dehydrogenase, protein MVSTQEQFEQVQAVKKSINTASEDVKNQALLAMADHLLVATEEILAANALDMEAAKGKISDVMLDRLYLDASRIEAMATGIREVVALPDPIGEVLETNQLENGLVITKKRVAMGVIGIIYESRPNVTSDAAALALKSGNAVVLRSGKDAYQTAHAIVTALKKGLETTTIHPDVIQLVEDTSRESSYAMMKAKDYLDLLIPRGGAGLINAVVENAIVPVIETGTGIVHVYVDKDADEDKALSIINNAKTSRPSVCNAMEVLLVHEDKAASFLPRLEQVLVAERKEAGLEPIQFRLDSKASQFVSGQVAEAQDFDTEFLDYVLAVKVVSSLEEAVAHIETHSTHHSDAIVTENAEAAAYFTDQVDSAAVYVNASTRFTDGGQFGLGCEMGISTQKLHARGPMGLKELTSYKYVVTGDGQIRE, encoded by the coding sequence ATGGTAAGTACACAAGAACAATTTGAACAGGTACAGGCTGTTAAAAAATCGATCAACACAGCTAGTGAAGATGTGAAAAATCAAGCCTTGCTAGCCATGGCTGATCACTTATTAGTAGCTACTGAGGAAATTTTAGCGGCCAATGCCCTCGATATGGAAGCGGCTAAGGGTAAAATCTCAGATGTGATGCTGGATCGTCTTTATTTGGATGCAAGTCGTATAGAAGCGATGGCAACTGGGATTCGTGAAGTGGTTGCCTTACCAGATCCAATCGGTGAAGTTTTAGAAACCAATCAACTTGAAAATGGTTTGGTTATCACCAAGAAACGGGTGGCTATGGGTGTTATCGGTATTATCTATGAAAGCCGTCCAAATGTGACGTCTGACGCGGCTGCTTTGGCTCTCAAGAGTGGAAATGCGGTTGTTCTTCGTAGTGGGAAGGATGCCTATCAAACTGCCCATGCCATTGTCACAGCCTTGAAGAAGGGCTTGGAGACGACTACTATTCACCCAGATGTAATTCAACTGGTGGAAGACACCAGCCGTGAAAGTAGCTATGCCATGATGAAGGCCAAGGACTATCTAGACCTTCTCATTCCTCGTGGAGGAGCTGGTTTGATCAATGCAGTGGTTGAGAATGCTATTGTACCAGTTATCGAGACCGGGACTGGGATTGTCCATGTCTATGTGGATAAGGATGCAGATGAAGACAAGGCTCTGTCTATCATCAACAATGCTAAAACCAGTCGCCCTTCTGTCTGCAATGCCATGGAGGTTCTACTTGTTCATGAAGACAAGGCAGCAAGCTTCCTTCCTCGCTTGGAGCAAGTTCTAGTTGCAGAGCGTAAAGAAGCTGGACTGGAACCAATTCAATTCCGCTTGGATAGCAAAGCAAGCCAGTTTGTTTCAGGTCAAGTAGCTGAAGCTCAAGACTTTGACACCGAATTTTTAGACTATGTATTAGCTGTTAAGGTTGTGAGCAGTTTAGAAGAAGCGGTTGCCCATATTGAAACCCACAGTACCCATCATTCGGATGCCATTGTGACGGAAAATGCTGAAGCTGCAGCTTACTTTACAGATCAAGTGGACTCAGCAGCCGTCTATGTCAATGCCTCAACTCGTTTCACAGATGGTGGCCAATTTGGTCTTGGTTGTGAAATGGGGATTTCTACTCAGAAATTGCACGCGCGTGGTCCAATGGGCTTGAAGGAGTTGACTAGCTACAAGTATGTGGTTACTGGTGACGGACAGATAAGGGAGTAA
- the rsmI gene encoding 16S rRNA (cytidine(1402)-2'-O)-methyltransferase, translating into MQIQKSFKGQSPYGKLYLVATPIGNLDDMTFRAIQTLKEVDWIAAEDTRNTGLLLKHFDISTKQISFHEHNAKEKIPDLIGFLKAGQSIAQVSDAGLPSISDPGHDLVKAAIEEEIAVVTVPGASAGISALIASGLAPQPHIFYGFLPRKSGQQKQFFDSKKDYPETQIFYESPHRVADTLENMLEVYGDRSVVLVRELTKIYEEYQRGTISELLENIAETPLKGECLLIVEGASQDVEEKDEEDLFLEIQVRIQQGMKKNQAIKEVAKFYQWNKSQLYAAYHDWEENQEND; encoded by the coding sequence ATGCAGATTCAAAAAAGTTTTAAGGGGCAGTCTCCCTATGGCAAGCTGTACCTAGTGGCAACGCCGATTGGCAATCTAGATGATATGACCTTTCGAGCTATTCAGACCTTGAAAGAAGTGGATTGGATTGCTGCTGAGGACACGCGCAATACAGGTCTATTGCTCAAGCATTTTGACATTTCTACCAAGCAAATCAGTTTTCATGAGCACAATGCCAAGGAAAAGATTCCTGATTTGATTGGTTTCCTGAAAGCAGGTCAAAGTATTGCTCAGGTATCCGACGCGGGTCTGCCTAGCATCTCAGACCCTGGTCATGATTTGGTTAAGGCAGCCATTGAGGAAGAAATTGCAGTAGTGACTGTTCCAGGTGCCTCTGCAGGAATTTCTGCCTTGATTGCCAGTGGTTTAGCGCCACAGCCACATATCTTTTACGGCTTTTTACCCAGAAAATCAGGTCAGCAAAAGCAATTTTTTGACTCGAAAAAAGACTATCCTGAAACTCAGATTTTCTATGAATCCCCTCATCGTGTAGCTGATACGTTGGAAAATATGCTAGAAGTCTACGGTGACCGCTCGGTGGTCTTGGTTAGAGAATTGACCAAAATCTATGAAGAATACCAAAGAGGTACCATTTCAGAGTTATTAGAAAACATAGCTGAAACGCCACTCAAGGGCGAATGCCTTCTCATCGTTGAAGGTGCCAGTCAGGATGTGGAAGAAAAAGATGAGGAGGACTTGTTCTTAGAAATCCAAGTCCGCATCCAGCAAGGCATGAAGAAAAACCAAGCTATTAAGGAAGTAGCTAAGTTTTACCAGTGGAATAAGAGCCAGCTTTACGCAGCCTACCATGACTGGGAAGAAAATCAAGAAAATGACTAA
- the proB gene encoding glutamate 5-kinase translates to MKFKRIVFKVGTSSLTNEDGSLSRSKVKAITQQLAMLHEAGHELILVSSGAIAAGFGALGFKKRPTKIADKQASAAVGQGLLLEEYTTNLLLRQIVSAQILLTQDDFVDKRRYKNAHQALSVLLSRGAIPIINENDSVVIDELKVGDNDTLSAQVAAMVQADLLVLLTDVDGLYTGNPNSDPRAKRLEKIETINREIIDMAGGAGSSNGTGGMLTKIKAATIATESGVPVYICSSLKSDAMIEAAEETKDGSYFVAQEKGLRTQKQWLAFYAQSQGSIWVDKGAAEALSQHGKSLLLSGIVDAEGAFSYGDIVTVFDKESGKSLGKGRVQFGASALEDMLRSQKAKGVLIHRDDWISITPEIQLLFTEF, encoded by the coding sequence ATGAAATTCAAACGGATTGTCTTTAAGGTGGGGACTTCTTCTCTGACGAATGAGGATGGAAGTTTATCACGTAGTAAAGTAAAAGCTATTACCCAACAGTTGGCTATGCTGCACGAGGCTGGTCATGAATTGATTTTGGTGTCGTCAGGTGCCATTGCGGCTGGTTTTGGGGCCTTAGGATTTAAAAAGCGTCCGACTAAGATTGCTGATAAACAGGCTTCAGCAGCGGTAGGACAAGGACTTTTGTTGGAAGAATACACGACCAATCTTCTCTTGCGCCAAATCGTTTCTGCACAAATTTTGCTGACTCAGGATGATTTTGTGGATAAGCGCCGTTATAAAAATGCCCATCAGGCTTTGTCAGTTCTACTTAGCCGTGGCGCGATTCCTATTATCAATGAGAATGACAGTGTCGTTATTGATGAGCTCAAGGTCGGGGACAATGACACTCTAAGTGCTCAGGTAGCAGCCATGGTCCAAGCAGACCTTTTGGTCCTCTTGACAGACGTAGACGGTCTATATACTGGAAATCCTAATTCAGACCCAAGAGCCAAACGCTTGGAGAAAATCGAGACCATCAATCGTGAGATTATTGATATGGCCGGTGGAGCAGGTTCGTCTAATGGTACAGGTGGCATGTTAACCAAAATCAAAGCTGCAACTATCGCGACGGAATCAGGAGTTCCTGTTTATATCTGCTCATCCTTGAAGTCAGATGCCATGATTGAAGCAGCTGAGGAGACCAAGGATGGTTCCTACTTTGTTGCGCAAGAGAAGGGACTTCGTACCCAGAAACAATGGCTGGCCTTTTATGCTCAGAGTCAAGGTTCTATTTGGGTTGATAAAGGGGCTGCAGAAGCTCTCTCTCAACATGGGAAGAGTCTCCTTTTATCTGGTATTGTTGACGCAGAAGGAGCCTTTTCTTACGGTGATATCGTGACAGTATTTGACAAGGAAAGTGGAAAATCACTTGGAAAAGGACGCGTGCAATTTGGAGCATCTGCTTTGGAGGATATGTTGCGTTCTCAAAAAGCCAAGGGTGTCTTGATTCACCGTGATGACTGGATTTCCATTACTCCTGAAATCCAACTACTCTTTACAGAATTTTAG
- the frr gene encoding ribosome recycling factor, which produces MANAIIEKAKERMTQSHQSLAREFGGIRAGRANASLLDRVHVEYYGVETPLNQIASITIPEARVLLVTPFDKSSLKDIERALNASDLGITPANDGSVIRLVIPALTEETRRDLAKEVKKVGENAKVAVRNIRRDAMDEAKKQEKAKEITEDELKTLEKDIQKVTDDAVKHIDDMTANKEKELLEV; this is translated from the coding sequence ATGGCTAACGCAATTATTGAAAAAGCTAAAGAGAGAATGACCCAGTCTCACCAATCACTTGCTCGTGAATTTGGTGGTATCCGTGCCGGTCGTGCCAATGCAAGCTTGCTTGACCGTGTACATGTAGAGTACTATGGAGTAGAAACTCCCCTTAACCAAATCGCTTCAATTACGATTCCAGAAGCGCGTGTCTTGTTGGTAACACCATTTGACAAGTCTTCATTGAAAGACATCGAACGTGCCTTGAACGCTTCTGATCTTGGTATTACACCAGCTAATGATGGTTCTGTGATTCGTTTGGTTATCCCTGCTCTTACAGAAGAAACTCGTCGTGACCTTGCTAAAGAAGTGAAGAAGGTCGGTGAAAATGCTAAGGTGGCTGTCCGCAATATCCGTCGTGATGCTATGGACGAAGCTAAGAAACAAGAAAAAGCAAAAGAAATCACTGAAGACGAATTGAAGACTCTTGAAAAAGATATTCAGAAAGTAACAGACGATGCTGTCAAACACATCGATGACATGACTGCCAACAAAGAAAAAGAACTTTTGGAAGTCTAA
- the pyrH gene encoding UMP kinase yields MANPKYKRILIKLSGEALAGERGVGIDIQTVQTIAKEIQEVHSLGIEIALVIGGGNLWRGEPAAEAGMDRVQADYTGMLGTVMNALVMADSLQQVGVDTRVQTAIAMQQVAEPYVRGRALRHLEKGRIVIFGAGIGSPYFSTDTTAALRAAEIEADAILMAKNGVDGVYNADPKKDKTAVKFEELTHRDVINKGLRIMDSTASTLSMDNDIDLVVFNMNQPGNIKRVVFGENIGTTVSNNIEEKE; encoded by the coding sequence ATGGCGAATCCCAAGTATAAACGTATTTTAATCAAGTTATCAGGTGAAGCCCTTGCCGGTGAACGTGGCGTAGGGATTGATATCCAAACAGTTCAAACAATCGCAAAAGAGATTCAAGAAGTTCATAGCTTAGGTATCGAAATTGCCCTTGTTATTGGTGGAGGAAATCTCTGGCGTGGTGAACCTGCTGCAGAAGCAGGAATGGACCGCGTTCAGGCAGATTACACAGGAATGCTTGGGACTGTTATGAATGCTCTTGTGATGGCAGATTCATTGCAACAAGTTGGGGTTGATACGCGTGTACAAACAGCCATTGCCATGCAACAAGTGGCAGAGCCTTACGTACGTGGACGTGCCCTTCGTCACCTTGAAAAAGGCCGTATCGTTATCTTTGGTGCTGGAATTGGTTCACCTTACTTCTCAACAGATACAACAGCGGCTCTTCGTGCAGCTGAAATCGAAGCAGATGCCATCCTCATGGCTAAAAATGGCGTCGACGGTGTTTATAATGCCGATCCTAAGAAGGACAAGACAGCCGTTAAGTTTGAAGAATTGACTCACCGTGACGTTATCAATAAAGGTCTTCGTATCATGGATTCAACAGCTTCAACCCTCTCAATGGACAACGACATTGACTTGGTTGTCTTCAACATGAACCAACCAGGCAACATCAAACGTGTCGTATTTGGTGAAAATATCGGAACAACAGTTTCAAATAATATCGAAGAAAAGGAATAA